The genomic region AGCCTTTGACTTCAGAAGGGTGTAGATGATCTGGTCACTTGGACAGAAAATAGGCAAATTGAGTTTAAGCCACACAAGTAATGCAGTTGAGGAAATGCAACAAGGAAAAGGAATATATACAATAAGAGGGAGGATATCGAGAAATGTTGGGCAGCAGAGGGAATGTGTTCACTAACCATTAAAAATAGAAGCTGTTTGGTAAGGTGATTAAAAAGGCATGCAGGATGCTTTCCATTATTAGCCAAGGCaaagaatttaagagcagagaggttatgttaGAATTGTACACAAAACTTGTCTAGTCACAGTttgagtattgagtacagttctggATACCATATGATTGGAAAAATGTGATTGTTTGAAAGTTgtaggagatttgccaggatgttgacaggactTTTGGATTGGCTGAAGTTGTTTTCTGTGGAATATTAGAGGCTGATGAGAGACTTAACTGAAGTGTATTAAATTATGAAAGGCTTAGTTAAAGAAGTATGACTTATTTCCCTTAGCTCTGGGTTCCATAACCTGGGATCATAAGGTATATCAAAAGTACTTGATAGAAGGAACTCGCTGCCTGAATGAAAGAGGTATAAACCATCCCCTAAGTAATACAGGATAGGCTGAATGTCAACCACCAGTGTCATAAGTTTCCTACAGttcattaaaagaaaaattccaaaagaGCTTGGCAAGGTAAATCctgaggctgatttttttttccctggccaTGAAATCTAAAACTGGTGATGGGCTGTTTAGGACTCAAATGGGACCCAAAAAAAGTTTCTACCTTGAGGGTTTTGAAAATTCAGCCCTTGATTATATTTAAAACCGAATCAGACTTCTGGACTCTTTAGGAATCCAAAAGATGTTGAATGTTGAATTGAGGTGGAGGCTTAGCATGATGGAACAGAATTGAGGGGCTTTATGCCCTAATTCTGCTTCGGTTTCTTATGTCTTGAACCAATATAATAGTCGTATGGAAGGGTTATTGTCCACAATTTCTTCAACTGGAAAACATAGTTGGAGGTAAGACAGTCTTGTGATTGCACGTAACTGAGAGCACATTAAGAGATGTTGATTGGAATGTAATATTTTGTATTgtaatcattttgttttgaaggatGAGGAAGAGGTGGGAACCCCAATCCCAAATCCTGATGAAAGTTTCAAAACTCTAAAGCAGCAGGAAGAAGTGTTCAGGAATTTGGATGCTCAATATGAGATGGCACGATCACAAACTCACACACAGAGAGGCATGGGCCTGGGTTTCTCCTCTTCAATGAGAGGAATGGACACAATTTAAGAATGAGCATTGTACTTGTGCTTAAGTACATGATTTTTTTATATTGTCTTTGTCCATGTTGGAGATTTAAAGCTTCATCTTGACTTTCACTTTCCCGTTTACTGAAAAAGCTAGTAATCTAGCTTGCATGGTTGttgcaatgcaaaataatttattaaaaggGGTTTTGATTGTAAAGATAACTGGGTGTATCAACAATCATACTGTGATAGTTTTCTTCCTAAACATTGGGACTTCATTGAAGAAACAGTTGAAGGCATTGTTTTGCAACCAGAGAAAGGGAAGttctatcatttttttttctttttatgtatTTGGAGTAATGTATGCAGACTGGATTCAAACAGCCTAATCTCATTCATATTTTGTTGTAATACTTCATGTTGCTGTATTATGTGATTGCTTTTGTACTAAAACTTGTACAgttattttcatcttttgaaaTGCAAATGATTGTGTAGTTGTAAATTTGGATTTAGTTTGTTTGTAAGTACTTATTCCAGTGCTAAAAAGCGCTTTATAGTGCACTGTTCATTATCAAGCTTTCTGGACAATAAATGGATGATTTTCAATACAAGCACCATGTATCTTAGAAATTTAAAACAGGaagagaaattttagtccatcaCGTCCAGACTGGTTGGTTGATCTTGCTCCATGGCCTTCAAGTGCATCCCCAAGTAGCTTAAAAATGCATGGAGCATTTCTTGCTCTAATACCCCTTCAAACAATAAACTCAAACCCCCCCCACTAGtagtttgaaaacaaaaattcttAACTCTTTCCTATGAGAATCTGATGGGCCACTTACAAATTTGTACATCTCACATAAATATCTCTTCCTATTATGttacaaataaaatatttcttcataCCTAAAAGTATCCAATCCCTCCAGCAaccttgtaaatttcctttgtACCCTGTCttgtgcaatcatatcctttctGAAAAATAGTAGCCATTTGTGGGTTAACCAGTGTTTACACCTTCCTGTCTTAACTTCTATGCCTTTTTGTGTCTTAGCTAATTCAAGAAAGCATTCTgtatatcttttctaaaacaaacaaaaacaaaaagcaattttGTAGGATCTGCATATCATTAGCAAGGttagcatttgttgcccattcctaattactcTTGAAGATGTTGAGCCACTGCCTTGAACTTGAACTGCAGAAAGTAGTTTCCCATTGTACTAGATTTTGGGGATGgtgattccaggattttgacccaacgaCATTATAGGAATATGGTGCATTTCCAACAAAAGATAGTTGATGTTCTCATATACTGAAGTCCTTGTCCTTGGTGTTAGATTATAGGAGGTTATTATTGCACTCCAGGTTTGTAACTGCCACACATTTTACAGATAGTGAAGGGAATGAAAGTTGTGAGTCCTGGATGGGTAACAATCAtacaggctgctttgttctggataatGTTAAGCTGCTTTAATGTTACTGGAGATGCGTTCATTCAGGCatgtgaagagtattccattatgctTGTTacctgtgccttgtggatggtggaaggggCTTGCTGCACGATGCCCagtctctgacttgctcttgtagctgtAACATTTATGGGGATGGTTTAATTGATGTTATGGTTAATAATGACCCTCCCGCCCCAGCATGTTGAAGGTcagggactcagtgatggtaatgctatcGAATATCAGGGGTAGGTGATGAGATGCTCTCTTATTGTAGATGGTCATCCCACTCACTTTAGGAATCTTTGGACATGCAtttcaaagtccctctgttccctaTATTTGGTATCCTACCATTAATGTAGGATGCCCTCAATTCCCTCACTTCTCCTTTGCTAGTTGTCATCATTTCTCAAACCTCaactttttgaccaagcttttagtcataACTCATGCCATACCTCAGTATATTTTCCTTTCTCCCGCTCACATAAAACATCCTGAGATGTTTTATAGATGTCACCTATAGGATGTTGAGTCATTGGACTAACACAAAATAAGCAAGTTACTATGTAATTTAGTTCCCAATTCTGCATGTGCTTATGCACCTGCCAGCCTTTAAACACGAGGGAAGAAAGAGTCAAGTTGGAAGAAAGAGTCAAGTTGCACTTGCAGTAAAATTTTGAGTCTGCAATGCAAATGTTTAACATCTGGCTCTCTAGGATTCCATTCCCACTTCCTTGTTTAACACACCAGAGTTCTTTTTCCAtcatcccctttaaactcacctggttcaccaaGGACTTATTCTACTACTCTAACATTCAAAGGCCAATTTAAAGTAAAATGGGGTATTAATGAGTAACTACtgagtctggaaaatctgccagtccagcaccaaagtcctgaagGTGCTGGATtagcagagttttactgtaataccTTTAAACTTCTTTAATACCTTCTGACACATAAAACACTTTACATCCAAATTACTTGCATGTTCTCACTCTTGTTATGCCATTCATCTTGGAAAGAGTATCATGGAATTTTTTGCACCACCATTGAAATTTTATGGAACCTCATCATTTCTGAGATGCCACCAGCAGCTCCAATATTTCTTCAGGAGAAAGCAGAGGGCTAACAAAGTTTTGATAATCTTGCAGTCTCAGATCTGATTTTAAAATCACAAATCCATAATTTAAGGACTCAATTGGAAAAGCAGGAAAAATAACACAAGATGCACAGTGGGAGAGATTCTACTGTCACCAACATTTATATGTCATGTATTGACATTCCTTATTGTCCTTTGATAGTGTAGACATGGCTTGATTCAGTGGTGGATGAGGTGTTGGTGGTCTATGAAAAAGAACTGTAGTCTTCCATAGAAATGTCTGTGCATCAGTATTTAGCATAACAATGAGCTACAAAAAGGATAATGTTTGGTGGAATGTAACCAATTGAACCATGTGAAATTGAGAAATTAAATAATATAAGAGCACATCTACTTGTGAGGGTTGAAGAGCTGCAGATCAGCTCCAGAATGTTTCAAAACAGGAGTTCTCAATAGAATGTGAAAGTGCTGCTCCAGATGAATATTCCTGCTTGGGCTTGGCAAATATGGCCCTGCCTGGTAGAGCTCTCATTCAGCTGTTAGGCAAATAGCCAAACAGACCAGTAAAGGCAGAACTTTAATAGCTTGCTTATTAATGATAGAATATCACAATTGGCCTAAATTGAACTCCTTACTCTTGGACCACCAATATTATTTTACAGTTCTAATATGGGTAGATTGCTCTGACTGCCTACTTTCTTCAGTTTGTTTCTATCTGAGTCATCCTGGAGAAAAGAGCATGTAATATTTAGAAGGAATTCTGTTCCTTGCTGCAACTGGTGGTGGCAGCAGGAAATAGAATTCTTCATAAACAATAATGACATTGTGATTTAACATTGGAACCTTCCTTTTTGTGgctgttttaatttaattgaaCCATGTTACTTAAATAAGTGATGCCCTTAGGGCAACATTTATTGTGCTGATTCTGTTGTGATCTAAGGGCAAATGAGTGTCACTCTTTCATGCGGTCTATAGAAAAGGCCACTGCTTTACGTAGTAGGATGAATAAAATGGGAAGGGCCCTTTTAATCACTATCCAGCAACTTCAACTGCAATTGCGCTTGTTTCacgggaaaaaaaactattgctGCTGTCATGATCTCTTGATTACCTGCCAGCACCCAGATTGAACACTGCTAATTAAATGAATTGGAGGCAATGTAGACAGCAGACAAATATGttcatggtaaaaaaaaataaattgatgaaatCAATGAATTGCATATGGAGCAACAACTGCATATTTCACCACAATGAGCAATTAGTACAAATAAGAGGGCTGAAGTGTGGTTCAAATGTTTCTTACAATGCATAATAAATACTTAAAAAGCCTGGTGCAGTTGAAAGCATGAAAAATGAAATACTGCAACTTTAAAAAGGTCTTACTTGCTGAATTCAAGATTGCAGGAAGGCCAAGGAAATGGTAAGTTATCTTTGGGGGGGGTTAGCATCCATTTCTGACTCACCCAAAATTCCTACCCAGCAACATACTGTTTATGATCAAAATAATATCTCCATATGTACactctgaaaattatttttttactcTAAAAATTATTTAACTTCTTCAAAAGCTACTTGAACTAGTAAATCCAATTTAAATAGCCAAAATCTTTCTCAAAAGTTTATTTACAGATTAAGCTAGAATATAAAACATGAGCAACACCAGTGATTAGATTATGATTGGCAAATTCTAATATAAGCAACACTATTGGATATTCACTTTGCAGTTTCCACGAGGCAGAATTGTCATCAAGCCCCATCCAGCTTAACAGCAAAACCTTCATGGCTTCAGGAAACAGCTTATCTACCAATTCCTCAGCAGGTGGCAAGTCTGTGATTCTATTGATGTGGATTGTTTTAAACTCCTCTACTTGCCTGCTGATAGAGGCATTAGCAGAATAAAACTGATGTCCTAACCATTTACTTACAGAGTAGAGCATATGACTACAATAAATAGAATCAACCTCTGTTTCAGTGGCTTCTGTCTTTATAATGAAGTCTTTAAGACTGGTTAAAAGTCGCAGTATCATGTCAGCCAACTTCTGTGCTGATATGGTTTCACTTATTAGGAGTTCAACAAAATCAAGTAACAGTATAATTAACTTTTCATGTTCCTTTTGTATTTCCAATGGTAAAATTTTAAAAGTCTGAAATATTGATCTAAACTTGATAGATAAAGAATCATTACTCAAAATCTCCTCACATAGCGAGTTATCTATATGAAGTTCTTCAGTTTCTTGTAAAATTCTTGCTTCTTGTACACAGTAGTTATGATCACCCTCATTAGCAATACTGTTGCAGGTACAATCTAAAAATGAAGCAGTTGTGCTACACAAATTATCAGGTTGAATGGTTGGGTGTAATGCAGAGGAACCTTCGTGGCTCCATTTATCAGGAAGGCAATTTTCAAGCAGTTCTTTGCCAAGGAAGTTTTGTAGAAACTTAACATCATATTTTTCATTCAGAACAGGGTCACTTATTCGTGCTTTCCACAAATCCTGACAGAagggaaaaaatataaaataaccaAAATATCAGTCACTTAATTTGATTAGAAACAATATTTCACTAATATggcaataacaacattttctgCACCAATAGTGTCATTGGTCTAAACCCATAATCGTCTGCTCTGGTTCTCCATGTTTGTGCTACCCGTACAGTCTCCCAGCAAATGAACACATTTAAGACTATCAAGAGTCAAAAATAAACTAGTGAATAGGTTATAGATCAGTAATATGACATAAACATTCATAAAACATTATACTGAAGGCTATAATTCATGCTAAATAATGCCCTAAGTGTGCTGTTCAACACCACTGAAACAAATTATAATTGGCAATTTTCATTTAACTGTACCTGCAGGACAACAAGAACATCCAGCTGTTGTTCTTTACTATACATCTCAAAGGCAATTCGAAAAAGCCCCTGAATGCTGTAAAACCACAAACTGTTTACCATGGTTGGCATCTTCAGTCCTTCAAATCGAAATTCTAAAAACAAATATATGCGGAAATAAGTACGAGTAACTAATCCTTTTATGGTCAACCTGTGGATGTCAAGGACTGAAaggaggtgggctgaaagggtctGTTTCAATTATGTACGTTTCAATGATACTATGATATTACATCAGAGGTTATGTTTCATTAGGCACGAGGAGGTCACAGTGATGGAGGTAGCAGGAGAAAGGATGGTGAATAAGAGAGAGACACATGATCATAGAATAGTAGGTTATCTATCAGGAAGTCATAACCAGATTGCAAAGTAATCTGGCCAGTCTAAGTGAGTCATCAAAAGGTGTTTTCCTTCTACAGATTTACATTTAGTCTGACAGATTCTACTTTGTGCTTTCAAACAAGAGCTAATGTATTACCTGAACTAAAACAGAGCTTGGTTGCCAATCCTCTTTTTGCAAATTTTGCATGAACTCTTGGATGATTTTCAGTGCGAATGCTAGTTTTTGCAACAACATCAGCACCAAGAAAAAGGGGAGTCAAATTCTCCTAAAGGCGAAAAAGTTCATAATTAAGAAATGTATTTCCAGATATAAAACTCCaactttgtgattttattttctttgcaacaTATCTAACTTTTCTGACACTTAACACCCGAGTAAGGTAGATTGGCAGCTTTCCAACCAATCAGAAAAACTGTTCGACTACAAGATGAGGTTTGGAGAGGTAGATCAGACAAATTAGACAGGTAAGTGATGGAGGTTAGAAACTTCTGATTCAATTCTCTATTAACCAGCTCTACACTTGCTATCTTAAATCCTGAGTTCTGTAGACTTGTACTTAAATTCCCTAGGTTAATATTCATAAGAGAATGTGCCATACCaggtaaaataaaattttacttGTACAATTTTAAATGGTTGAATTTAGTTTCTCTtaagtacaattttttttcttacatttCATACCCACCTGACCAAAAATTTTCAAAGCAGTAATATAAGCTAAGCTCAAGTTAGCTCTTCagtttccttctccctctcccaaaTGCTAAATAATACATTCAAAATTAAATGCCTTCCTGGTTAAGTACATTTCCCTTACCCAGCACATTATAGACAAGTACTTCAATTAACACACAATGCTATATTTAGTCATCTAAAACAATTCAAAGACCTTTACAAGATAAAGTTATCCCCCAAAGTACTGGGATAACAATTAATATAAAGTAACTTGTATGTATAATCTATGGTCAATTTTACATGCAAGTATGCAAACTGATGGCAGATTTGAGATTCCATTTAGTCAGCCCACAGAAATGCTCAGTGACACAACTAATTTCATTATGACTGTCAGTACAGCAATTACAATGGTAAAGGTGACTAAAGGTCACAATAACGTGAAGGATGATCGCAGATTGGAAGTGCATGTCAATCAGTACATTTGCAAGAATGTTATAATTCTGCAGGGGAATTAATTTTATCCAAAGTACATTAATAGTGATGTCAACAAAGTGAACCTCCATAGAAAGACAAAGTTAACAATTCATCCAGTCAGGATTCAGATAAGATATACCAACTAGCATGCTAATGCATGAAGTATGGTTGAAATTTGATGAGTCGCTGAAAAGTAGTGACTTAAAGCAGCAGCAATATTAATCCAGGGAAACATTAGTACATATGGTTAAGTTATTAAGACACTAAAGACAAACACCTCAAAAGCGGTATTTCTTTCTTAATCATCCACAAATATAAAGCCATTAAATAGCAACTCAATATATTTTTCCCCTTGGTCACTTCATAGACTATGGAAAAAATTGAACTGCAAtgggtttattgtcataatgcacaagtacagtgaggtacaggtacagtgatgaacttccttgcagcagcatcacaggcatgtaaattcagacaacatacagaacacaacttatacataaaatatacaacTCAGTGAAGAAAAATCTGTAAAACCTCTGAGATATATATCATATTATTTACTAGTTTTACACTTGTTTATGGTATTGTGTACATCTGGGCAGATACTCTTCTCATgattaacttcacaaaatgccgCCATGATTTCCCCTTGGCGATAAACTCAACTCTGTCATTTAACAAACTGTGCTCTACCACTGCAACCAAAGCACCAATTTACGGAAGTtatattgttatttttttttgaataggCATTCCCAAATTTCCCATCCACAATTATGACATGGCAATCAGGTCCCATTTTAAATCTTAACATGAATGCACAGCtaataattaggaagacaaatggaatgttggcctttatgggAAGAGGGATTGAATagaaaaattggtaaatttagcTACAACTGCACAGGATACTGGTGAGATTAGACCCGAAATAATAcatgcagttctggcctccttatACAACAAATGAACatgatgcagagaaggttcacgagATTTACTCCGGGTATGAAAGGATTGTCttaagaaatattcagcaaattgaGCCTATGTGAATATGCAGTTTACTGAAGCATTAACATCCTGGGTAGAGGATCTTCTGATATGGTAGATGCTGTGATGATGCTTTCTCTAGCAGAGGAATCCAAAACTGTTGGGCATGACCTCAAAACAGTCTAGTTTCTTCTCCCAAAGCAGACGACGAATATTTGGAATGCTCTGTCCtaagacagctgtggaggctttCATTAAGTTtactcaaggctgagattgatggatCTTTAGAAGTTAGGGAAAATCATTGATTATAGGAAAATGGAGCCCAGGTTAATAGAGGACCAgcaacaagaacacaagaaagaacaggagaaggtcattcaaCTCCTTGAATTGcgctgccattcaacaagatcataatCTTTTAACTCAACATGATTTTCCTACCCTATCCCAACATTCCTTAATTCCTTTAATGTCTAGACATCTATTAACTTCTGTTTCAAATGCAATCAATAACTTAACTTCCAGTGCCTTTGGAGAACAAACCTTCACCATGCTCTTTCAGCTAACACCACCAAAATGTGTGCGGTTTTTTGATACCCTATTacaaataatttttgttttcgccattcaatctcctctgcaatttGTGATGTACACTCTATGCAATTGCAAAAAATAAGATTAAGGACCAGCTAATACTTGCTACTGATTGAGGTTTAAATATCTGTCAGATTAAATTCTGTTTAATATTAAATATCCAACTGTAAAGAAAGCATTAATCAAGTTGGCAATAGAGGGGCAAACTGAATTGAAATGTGTGATGTAATACCACTATTGATTTATCTTATCTTTCAGTCCTTGTTAGAAAAGAaagcataatttttaaaagacaaaatTTGAGACTGCCATTGTTTTATTGCTGTCATCACCAACTTTGAAGAAAGCTCCTACAAAGGTGTAGAGCAATCTCTGTGGGAAGAAGTTTTACCTTGTCAACATGCTTTCCAGCATGATTGCAAAGAATTCTTTGGCACCAAGTACCTGGTGCATTAAGGGTGATAATCACATTAAATAATCAGAACAGGAAgcaaaaagcaacattttaaattcatttttaagcATTATACAGAATACTAAAGATTGGAATGTACACTTGACTATAGTTGAAGCTGAAACTTAAAAAGGTGTTTTAAAATCTCTgatggaaaatattccattatACTCCTGACTTGCTCTTTGCAAATGGCAGAAAGGCTTTGGCTACTCAGCTGGTAATGCATTTACCACTAAATACAAAGCCTTTAATTTGTTCCAGAAGTCACAATTTCCACATGTTGCTGCTATTAAATCTCTCGATATAAAGGATTTTAAAACTTCATATAGCTACAACAAAAGGTGatgtacagtcatacagcacggaaacaggcccttcagcccaactggtccgtgccgaccaagttatATTCCGAAATCCGAATTATTTCAATCTTGTTTGTAATTTATTCGTATTAAATTAGTCGTAGTGACAAATTAAATAATTACTAATTGTCTATGTATTGTAAATTATATTTTAGAGGTTAGAAAGTTGCATTTTAGCATCCAAAACTTTCACCTTGTATTACTGTAATAATATTACTTAAAATACCAACCTCCACCTGAAAGTCTTGGCACAACGTTACTGAATTAGACGAGCTCAAGAAAACAAATCTGAATTTCCTGACGCCGACGCTCCATTCTGGTAAACAAACGGCCATTGGTTCAACAGAAGCCATGTGTTTTTCTTTGGTCGCCCCTTCTAGCAAAAGAGAATTACTCGGACCTCAGAACGGAAATAACCGCCGTTTCGATTCAATAATAAATCTCCAAAAGCGCAACAACTTAATCGGCAGTTAACGCCCCTCCAGCTGATGACCCGATCAGCACTTGCAGCAGAATCTCACTCGCCTTTGGCTGTAGACATCAACGGGTTGGCTTCGATCATTTACTTCAGGATGGCGACAACACACAGCAGTCTGTCCGCACGTTGCTCCAGAGGTTCACGGACACAGCCTGACCGAGGCTGGACAACGACGCTGATGTCGTGTGCTGTCAGAGCCCGACCTGCACACCGAGCAGCCGCCCGCCCGGGGACAGTCACGTGTTCCCTGGACTTGGCGCGTCCACCGggcgcgctgacgtcacgcagcCTGGTGACAAGATGGCCGCCGAGAGGATGGAACTGGATTTCGGGGACCGCAAATTGTTCGAGGAGTTTGAGGATTCAAAACCTTCGCACGTTCGCTTTAACAGTTTCGAAGATGTGGACGAGGTGGAGGGTATGCGGAAGAAGCTGCAGGAATGCGAGGAGAGCGTGGGCTACCTGAAGGCGGAGAATATCCTACTGTTTAAGGGAAATGCTTTTCGCAAAATCAAACAGGGCGCCTGAGGAGCGATTGGCTCGTGTTGGAGAAGCCGCGCAAAGCAGACGGTGCAGAGCGGCCGTTTAACGGCGTTCTCCCGCCGCGGCCGCTTCTTCCCTCGCCGCTCTCGAGCTTTTGCCGTCGGCCTGTTTGGTGGTCGTTACCAGGTTTTAAAAATATAGATGATGGTTTCGTTTGATAGTTCGGCTTCACCCGATAGGCCCAGGACGCAGGCCTGCTCATTCGCCTGGTCTGTGCAGCTTTACTTTCGTTTCCTCGGGAATCTGACTGTAGTAATTTCGTGGAAGGTAGTTTTTTGTTTGTCATCGCTCCCCACGGAGTGGTCGTTGTAATAGTTTTAGTCCGAAGCAAGCAATTGATTTTTGGATTAAGTACATCTGTGACAATGGATGCGTCCACTCAGAATAGTTGTAAATTCCGTGACGTTTCTTGAAGCAGGAAAACTTAATTTTAAGACTCCGTATTAAAACTGCAGAATTTATACACTTGTTCTTTGAAATAGCTTTTGATATACCCGTCTATGGCTAATCCATAGAATGTATGTCTCAGAATCCTGGCTGTCTGGAAATACTCCAGACTTTCCAAcaaatattgtgtatagtttgttCATGGTTGTTGCAATGTGCTGTGATGTTTACAATTGCATTGCACATGTGGTGTCGTTGCGAAGGATTAATTTATGAATAATTAAAGCTTGCATAGTATCTTTAATAGAGCAGAATATCCCGGGTTTTTCTAAGGAACGTactgaaacaaaatatgaaatgcaGATAACCTAAACCGTGGTCAAAGAGATTTAAAGGAATGTCTTTAAGGACAAAAGTGAGTTTGAGAGATTTACGATGGGATTTCCAAAGCATGGGATCTTGCCAGTTAGATAAATGTTGAAATTATTGTAACTGTAGGATTAGAAGAATACTGATATCTCAAACGGTAGTAAGGCCTGAGGAGATAACTGAGAATATGGATTGGCTAGTCTACAAGGGGAtgtgaaaaatttaaaattcaagtgATACTAACTATGAACAGTGGATGAAAAAAACGTGAAGTGAATTATGAAACAGATAACAGAATTTAAATGACCTTGCATTTGCATAAGGTAGAAAAAAAGTCTAGTGGCAACATAGGCAGAGATGTCAGGTTCTCCAGCAGCTGAGCCAAGCCCAGTGTGGAGTTTGATGttaagtagatgcaggtatgcAGTCTTTGTGGTAATGTGAATATGTGATTTGGAGATTATCTCTGCGTCACATATGACATTAGGGTTGTGAACATTATGAACCTGTTTTAGATACCTGCCAGACAACAACAGCTAGGGAATGGAGTCATTAGGGGTCAAAGGTGATGGTTTTGCTTCTCTAAATTTATTCCCACATTATTTAGATTCTTTATCCAATGTTGTATGGCGAGTCATCAGTCTGACAGTTTAGAGAGATTGGAGGGGTTTGAAGAGTGTGGCGAAGTCGAATTGGTCACAACCAACATGCTTCTCTCAAATGatgacaagaggctgcagatgctggagtctggagcaacacaaactgCTAGAGAActcgggccaagcagcatctatgggggtgaAGTGGACAATCatcatttcgggtcaagacccttcattcagtccagttgaagggtcttgacctgaaatgtcgactgtccatcttcctccatagatgttgcttgacctgctgagttcctccagcgtttcatGTGTTTCTCTCAAATgatatttcaaaataacaaaggtaACAAATACTAGAGCCGAGCATA from Pristis pectinata isolate sPriPec2 chromosome 17, sPriPec2.1.pri, whole genome shotgun sequence harbors:
- the si:ch211-110p13.9 gene encoding uncharacterized protein si:ch211-110p13.9, which gives rise to MIEANPLMSTAKEGATKEKHMASVEPMAVCLPEWSVGVRKFRFVFLSSSNSVTLCQDFQVEENLTPLFLGADVVAKTSIRTENHPRVHAKFAKRGLATKLCFSSEFRFEGLKMPTMVNSLWFYSIQGLFRIAFEMYSKEQQLDVLVVLQDLWKARISDPVLNEKYDVKFLQNFLGKELLENCLPDKWSHEGSSALHPTIQPDNLCSTTASFLDCTCNSIANEGDHNYCVQEARILQETEELHIDNSLCEEILSNDSLSIKFRSIFQTFKILPLEIQKEHEKLIILLLDFVELLISETISAQKLADMILRLLTSLKDFIIKTEATETEVDSIYCSHMLYSVSKWLGHQFYSANASISRQVEEFKTIHINRITDLPPAEELVDKLFPEAMKVLLLSWMGLDDNSASWKLQSEYPIVLLILEFANHNLITGVAHVLYSSLICK